In one Nitrososphaera viennensis EN76 genomic region, the following are encoded:
- a CDS encoding Rieske (2Fe-2S) protein — protein sequence MAGEARGFQKVANKGDLKEGGLLGVEVEGNKIVLALVEGKVYAMDAVCSHEGGPLEEGELMGHDLKCPWHHALFDVRSGKVSDATVWATDQKSYPVQVDQSTGDILVNIGSGAATTSTA from the coding sequence ATGGCAGGAGAAGCCAGAGGGTTTCAAAAAGTGGCAAACAAGGGCGACTTGAAGGAAGGCGGCCTTCTAGGAGTCGAGGTCGAAGGAAACAAGATTGTGCTGGCCCTGGTGGAAGGCAAGGTATATGCTATGGACGCGGTCTGCTCCCACGAAGGAGGGCCCCTAGAAGAAGGCGAGCTTATGGGGCACGACCTCAAATGTCCCTGGCACCATGCTCTTTTTGACGTGCGCAGCGGTAAAGTGTCTGATGCAACGGTGTGGGCGACCGACCAAAAGTCTTATCCTGTGCAGGTTGACCAGTCGACAGGTGACATTCTGGTAAACATTGGCAGCGGAGCAGCAACTACAAGCACAGCGTAG
- a CDS encoding spermine/spermidine synthase domain-containing protein, whose amino-acid sequence MLDSGSTSLRTNRNMLAFLMAVLFFASLSTVLFELALTRVFSIILWYDYAFMAISVAFFGLGIGSLLVHMQKDYGNSTRLRRSGMWRWLSMPQMTPAALAKKITEHSIAYAISVPLFILAVALIPPDTSYIYVFYLLSSVPFFFAGFIMALVFYAMPRQISKLYFADLVGASSAALMLDPLMLGLGAESVLLLTSLLVAGSAIVGMLLLLRNKRKAEPSEVMTKRSKISAAAVLAGLAVLLLVSSPAAMAAMQPQVAKGIDYFAKVHPGPNKGLYWQLIDPNFEHLSARWNSFSRVDVTKQNSFDNVDVGAGGTPVRSQRELANIIIDADAGTPIYRWSGDRAELAWMRDYMDYVPYDLTAKADHVLVIGGGGGEDIMMALAGGADKVTAVEINPMIVSAVKRFGGPGNVYDNPDVDLFIDDGRRFISSSSDKYDMITIKLVDSWAAQLAGGYALSENYLYTVEAFQQYYRHLSDDGMLVMIRWNFELPRLMPIVAESVARETGQSMEDASRQIMVVEDRPGLYFGRTQDSQMYYPVLVMVKAVPFIDEQVDLVRQKAEAGRADVMMLADSMINPPYDKLFSSASAYDDYVAAAALANPKIPTDDSPFYFAKEPVPQQMVILLETVLAISAALSVILVYHARRTGTRFRQSEPGMAARTAGFVLFAIFIGLGFMILEITFIQKFLLLLGTPIMALTVILFSILLSSGIGAYVSGRVFGDRPHRAVFLSVPILAGIILSYLFFLQGIIDSSITMELPSRAALTFALLFPSGLLMGFQFPSLIRMASMPLRFNNGTGDKNNNNNTTLLWGINVVASILGTVLAAMLAMIIGFNGNLLVGLAMYAGAGASALLSFVAGKRYANQTLPLTERE is encoded by the coding sequence TTGCTTGATAGTGGTAGTACCAGTCTAAGGACGAACAGGAACATGCTGGCTTTTCTGATGGCCGTCCTGTTCTTTGCATCCCTCAGCACGGTGCTGTTCGAGCTTGCGCTGACCCGCGTATTTTCCATAATCCTGTGGTACGACTATGCGTTCATGGCCATTTCAGTCGCGTTCTTTGGGCTTGGGATAGGCTCGCTCCTTGTGCATATGCAGAAGGACTACGGCAACAGCACGCGGCTCAGACGCAGCGGGATGTGGCGCTGGCTGTCGATGCCGCAGATGACTCCTGCAGCGCTTGCAAAAAAGATAACCGAGCATTCCATCGCGTACGCTATTTCTGTGCCATTGTTCATCCTGGCAGTGGCGCTAATCCCGCCTGACACATCGTACATCTATGTATTCTACCTCCTATCGTCGGTACCGTTCTTTTTTGCAGGGTTCATAATGGCGCTTGTGTTCTACGCCATGCCGCGGCAGATAAGCAAGCTGTACTTTGCAGACCTTGTTGGCGCCTCCTCGGCGGCCTTGATGCTTGACCCACTCATGCTCGGCCTGGGAGCCGAGTCTGTGCTCCTGCTGACGTCGCTTCTGGTCGCAGGGTCTGCAATCGTTGGCATGCTCTTGCTCCTGAGAAACAAGAGAAAGGCAGAGCCGTCAGAGGTCATGACCAAACGGTCGAAAATATCTGCCGCCGCGGTCCTTGCGGGGCTCGCCGTCCTGCTACTGGTCAGCAGCCCTGCCGCAATGGCGGCGATGCAGCCGCAAGTGGCTAAAGGAATTGACTACTTTGCCAAGGTGCACCCCGGGCCCAACAAGGGGCTGTACTGGCAGCTAATAGACCCCAACTTTGAGCACCTGTCGGCGCGGTGGAATTCGTTTTCACGGGTGGACGTCACAAAACAGAATTCCTTTGACAATGTCGACGTTGGCGCCGGCGGCACGCCCGTCAGGAGCCAGCGCGAGCTTGCCAACATCATCATCGACGCCGATGCCGGCACGCCGATATACAGGTGGTCCGGCGACAGGGCAGAGCTTGCATGGATGCGCGACTACATGGACTACGTCCCGTACGATCTGACAGCAAAAGCAGACCATGTCCTTGTAATCGGAGGCGGGGGCGGCGAGGACATCATGATGGCCCTTGCGGGGGGTGCGGACAAGGTGACTGCCGTCGAGATAAACCCGATGATAGTGTCTGCTGTAAAGCGCTTTGGAGGGCCGGGCAACGTGTACGACAATCCGGACGTCGACCTGTTCATAGACGACGGCAGGCGCTTTATCAGCTCCTCAAGCGACAAGTATGACATGATAACGATAAAACTGGTCGACTCGTGGGCGGCGCAGCTTGCCGGAGGCTACGCCCTGTCGGAAAACTACCTCTACACCGTCGAGGCATTCCAGCAGTACTACAGGCACCTGAGCGACGATGGGATGCTGGTCATGATCCGCTGGAACTTTGAGCTTCCCAGACTCATGCCAATAGTGGCCGAGTCGGTGGCGAGGGAGACCGGCCAGAGCATGGAAGACGCCAGCAGGCAGATAATGGTGGTGGAAGACCGCCCCGGCCTGTACTTTGGCCGCACGCAAGACTCGCAGATGTACTATCCTGTGCTTGTCATGGTCAAGGCAGTGCCTTTTATCGACGAGCAGGTAGACTTGGTAAGGCAAAAGGCCGAGGCAGGCCGCGCGGACGTGATGATGCTTGCCGACTCGATGATAAACCCGCCGTACGACAAGCTGTTCTCAAGTGCCAGCGCCTATGACGACTATGTAGCTGCGGCCGCTCTGGCAAACCCCAAGATCCCGACCGACGACTCGCCGTTCTACTTTGCAAAAGAGCCGGTGCCGCAGCAGATGGTCATACTGCTTGAAACCGTGCTTGCCATCTCTGCCGCACTGTCGGTGATTCTTGTGTACCATGCAAGAAGGACCGGGACGAGATTCAGGCAGAGCGAGCCGGGGATGGCTGCGCGCACGGCCGGCTTTGTCCTGTTTGCAATTTTTATTGGCCTTGGCTTTATGATACTGGAAATCACGTTCATACAGAAATTCCTGCTGCTCCTAGGCACCCCGATAATGGCCCTGACGGTGATCTTATTCTCCATCCTGCTGTCAAGCGGCATCGGCGCGTACGTGAGCGGCAGGGTGTTTGGCGACAGGCCGCACAGGGCAGTGTTTTTGTCCGTGCCGATACTTGCAGGCATAATACTGTCCTACCTCTTTTTCCTGCAGGGGATAATCGACTCGAGCATCACGATGGAGCTACCTTCAAGGGCCGCGCTCACCTTCGCTCTCTTGTTCCCCTCCGGACTTTTGATGGGGTTCCAGTTCCCCTCGCTCATCAGGATGGCGTCAATGCCGCTGCGCTTTAACAACGGCACCGGCGATAAGAACAACAATAACAACACTACGCTATTGTGGGGGATAAACGTGGTTGCGTCCATACTTGGGACTGTGCTTGCCGCAATGCTGGCCATGATAATAGGGTTCAACGGGAACCTGCTTGTCGGCCTTGCGATGTACGCCGGCGCAGGCGCGTCGGCGCTGTTGTCGTTTGTCGCCGGAAAAAGGTATGCAAACCAGACGCTTCCGCTGACAGAGCGCGAATAA
- a CDS encoding nickel-binding protein, whose protein sequence is MPIFLDVHKVPFSESNLKELCMSPTDEFGVTHVNLFYNMDSGVCFCLLEGPDIDAIEKHHSKANIKCEWITEVTLAQPFPPNSPGKPTKTTA, encoded by the coding sequence GTGCCGATTTTTCTCGACGTCCACAAGGTGCCGTTCAGCGAATCAAACCTGAAGGAACTGTGCATGTCGCCGACCGACGAGTTTGGAGTCACACACGTCAACCTTTTCTACAACATGGATTCCGGCGTGTGCTTTTGCCTGCTAGAAGGGCCTGACATTGATGCCATCGAAAAGCATCATTCCAAGGCCAACATCAAGTGCGAATGGATAACAGAAGTCACGCTGGCACAGCCATTCCCGCCTAATAGTCCTGGCAAACCAACAAAAACAACAGCTTAA
- a CDS encoding PX domain-containing protein: MGRGSSSSSYNNPADDDGGGFVALADGPDIFSLLSDASDKIDFCLDPLAGFGQGSNAKQLAAFLAELKKKNLQLRIITNITKDTAVASRQLIKYADVHHGDGIIAGGSFCIVDGSMYIFCHAGSGGNEKRSDQALVTKHPQFVRMQQYLFDNLLSRTVPAKDKLREIERGIQREFIETIREPSRILHLAKVLADSATFDILVLFSTINSFYRAEKDGILDLLGEASGRGVAVKVLVKVDDETMKDASKQKIKQKHDRINVAFIEKAVKSKITTLVTDQTYSLAIEVSDDSKNTFSDATGLATYSNSESTVFTYYSMFENLWIQAELERQSKVRNAYFHMFKGQKLRDEIYSRDWKSGAADK; encoded by the coding sequence TTGGGTCGCGGATCATCATCGTCGTCGTATAACAATCCTGCTGATGACGATGGCGGAGGATTTGTCGCGCTAGCCGACGGTCCTGACATTTTCAGCCTCTTGTCCGACGCATCTGACAAGATTGATTTCTGCCTTGATCCCCTTGCAGGGTTCGGGCAGGGGTCAAATGCAAAACAGTTGGCGGCGTTTCTTGCAGAGCTGAAGAAAAAGAACTTGCAGTTGCGCATCATCACCAACATCACCAAAGACACCGCCGTGGCTTCCAGGCAGCTGATAAAATACGCGGACGTGCATCATGGAGATGGAATTATTGCCGGCGGCAGCTTTTGCATTGTTGACGGCTCGATGTACATCTTTTGCCATGCAGGCAGCGGCGGCAATGAAAAGCGCTCTGATCAGGCGCTCGTGACCAAACACCCGCAGTTTGTCAGGATGCAGCAATACCTGTTTGACAACCTGCTGAGCAGGACGGTCCCTGCAAAGGACAAGCTCCGCGAAATAGAGCGAGGAATCCAGAGGGAGTTCATCGAGACCATAAGAGAGCCCTCTAGGATTCTGCATCTTGCAAAGGTGCTGGCAGATTCTGCTACGTTTGACATCCTCGTCCTCTTTTCAACCATCAATTCCTTTTATAGGGCGGAAAAAGACGGCATACTGGACCTGCTTGGAGAGGCCAGCGGCCGCGGGGTGGCCGTGAAGGTGCTGGTCAAGGTCGACGACGAAACCATGAAGGACGCTTCCAAGCAAAAGATCAAGCAAAAGCACGATCGCATCAACGTGGCATTTATCGAAAAAGCCGTAAAGAGCAAGATCACGACGCTGGTGACAGACCAGACCTACTCGCTTGCGATTGAAGTGAGCGACGATTCAAAGAACACGTTTTCAGACGCCACGGGACTTGCAACGTATTCCAACAGCGAGTCTACGGTCTTTACGTATTACTCGATGTTTGAGAACCTGTGGATACAGGCAGAGCTTGAAAGGCAGAGCAAGGTAAGGAACGCGTATTTCCACATGTTCAAAGGACAAAAGCTGCGAGACGAGATCTACAGCCGCGACTGGAAGTCGGGTGCGGCGGATAAATAA
- a CDS encoding methyl-accepting chemotaxis protein has product METAKGTTTHTLAGKSPEEIAEAIKTIAKNIRESSMQIRETVRTLRESGGLHEISEAVSIAAIAARDTARDINETAKELQEKGVIDNTVNAISETASTTKDTVKQFKGQASKSAGTLKATKQDLQETGKDLKEIGQNLKESVTDTPGARQGSGADSGMMKGEKEPAQKDRAKKSGERY; this is encoded by the coding sequence ATGGAGACTGCAAAAGGGACAACAACACACACGCTTGCCGGCAAGAGTCCGGAAGAAATAGCTGAAGCGATAAAAACTATTGCCAAAAACATACGCGAATCTTCTATGCAGATAAGGGAGACCGTAAGGACGCTCAGGGAAAGCGGCGGATTGCATGAGATAAGCGAGGCAGTGAGCATTGCGGCAATTGCCGCCCGGGATACCGCCAGGGACATTAACGAGACTGCCAAGGAGCTGCAGGAAAAAGGCGTAATCGATAACACCGTAAACGCCATAAGCGAGACGGCCAGCACCACAAAGGATACAGTAAAGCAGTTCAAGGGACAGGCCAGCAAGTCTGCTGGAACCCTGAAGGCGACCAAACAGGACTTGCAAGAAACGGGCAAGGACCTCAAGGAGATAGGTCAGAACCTGAAAGAGTCGGTAACCGACACGCCAGGTGCAAGGCAGGGATCCGGCGCCGACAGCGGGATGATGAAGGGTGAAAAGGAGCCCGCACAAAAAGACCGGGCAAAGAAAAGCGGCGAAAGGTATTGA
- a CDS encoding Dps family protein, translated as MTKQSLEVSRLIHADKEPKIGIPEKDREGVIKILTELLCDEYVLVTKTKKYHWNVVGPDFSELHKFLEEQYEEMDEIVDKVAERIRTLGGQTIATLSEFTQYTRLKEDPGSYPDTHTMLANLLDAHEATIRILRGNADEADEKYHDMGTNDFLITLMEQHEKMAWMLRSYLTEKSH; from the coding sequence ATGACCAAACAAAGTCTGGAAGTTTCAAGACTCATACACGCCGACAAGGAGCCAAAAATTGGCATTCCCGAAAAAGACCGCGAAGGCGTCATCAAGATTCTGACCGAGTTGTTATGCGATGAATACGTGCTGGTAACAAAGACCAAAAAGTACCACTGGAACGTAGTCGGGCCGGATTTTAGCGAATTGCACAAGTTCCTCGAAGAGCAATATGAGGAGATGGATGAGATCGTAGACAAAGTGGCAGAGAGGATTCGCACGCTTGGCGGGCAGACAATCGCAACGCTTTCTGAATTTACCCAGTACACGCGTCTAAAGGAAGACCCCGGCAGCTACCCTGACACACATACAATGCTTGCAAACCTTCTGGACGCGCACGAAGCAACCATCCGCATCCTTCGCGGCAACGCAGACGAGGCCGACGAAAAATACCACGACATGGGCACCAACGACTTTCTCATAACTTTGATGGAACAGCACGAAAAGATGGCGTGGATGCTCAGGTCCTACCTGACAGAAAAGTCCCATTAA
- a CDS encoding VOC family protein encodes MNKAIIQKITPHLWFDKEAKEAAEFYASIFPNSRITNVTTIRDTPSGDCDVVSFELSGQPFMAISAGPLFKFNESVSFMIYCDTQEEIDYYWDKLSAVPEAEQCGWLKDKYGLSWQVVPTVMGEMMKDKDEKKIARVTEAFLKMKKFDIATLQKAYAGQ; translated from the coding sequence ATGAACAAAGCTATTATCCAAAAAATCACACCACATTTATGGTTTGACAAAGAAGCGAAGGAGGCGGCCGAGTTCTATGCATCCATATTCCCGAACTCAAGGATAACGAATGTGACGACAATCCGCGACACGCCATCTGGCGATTGCGATGTCGTTTCATTTGAGCTCTCCGGTCAGCCGTTTATGGCCATAAGTGCGGGACCTCTTTTCAAGTTCAACGAGTCTGTCTCATTCATGATATATTGTGACACCCAAGAAGAGATTGACTACTACTGGGACAAGCTTTCTGCAGTTCCCGAAGCCGAACAGTGTGGCTGGCTCAAAGACAAGTATGGCCTCTCATGGCAGGTTGTGCCTACTGTTATGGGCGAGATGATGAAGGATAAAGACGAGAAGAAAATAGCGCGAGTAACCGAAGCGTTTCTTAAAATGAAAAAGTTTGATATTGCCACTCTGCAAAAAGCATACGCAGGGCAATAA
- a CDS encoding ArsR family transcriptional regulator gives MMKAVQIVGDQAVARAMTDTIRRTILMMLRDRPMTQTQLAEELGLSKAALSHHLKILKQHELVSIVKKEEESHGIVQKFFAANSYLLLYDFSVLPRDIAGYFYPARLERARGVISMLSLNNQSFMRDCKLTDFIARNLSAYLIEAAGPYVDKEIDYGDEGLIYEIYTKAIRALLRKKLDLMALQ, from the coding sequence ATGATGAAGGCCGTCCAGATAGTAGGCGATCAGGCCGTGGCAAGGGCCATGACAGACACGATACGCCGGACTATTCTCATGATGTTGCGAGACAGGCCCATGACCCAGACGCAGCTTGCAGAAGAGCTCGGACTTTCCAAGGCCGCGCTCAGCCACCACCTGAAGATACTCAAGCAGCACGAGCTCGTCAGCATAGTGAAAAAGGAGGAGGAGTCGCACGGCATAGTCCAGAAATTCTTTGCGGCAAACTCGTACCTCCTGCTCTACGATTTTAGCGTCCTTCCCAGAGACATCGCAGGTTATTTCTATCCCGCACGCTTGGAGAGGGCCAGAGGGGTCATTTCGATGCTGTCGCTAAACAACCAGTCGTTCATGCGCGACTGCAAGCTGACCGATTTTATCGCAAGAAACCTCTCGGCCTACCTTATCGAGGCGGCAGGACCTTATGTAGACAAGGAAATCGATTATGGCGACGAGGGCCTGATATACGAGATTTACACAAAAGCGATAAGGGCCCTACTGAGGAAAAAGCTGGATCTCATGGCGTTGCAGTAA
- a CDS encoding DUF2795 domain-containing protein, which yields MTTERAPDRSKDTISAAAHRSTFDTEKINRAIERVARGDDRFIDSAIGQLEGLPFPAFKHKILEHARNKTQDQDVIGLFEGLDGYIAFRDTYHLRKAIEENGKKYKQQSQISDETRKRPNFARREIRGGSINEKRGCKQERGKKGLSRDPSHDAIKLHMRYARQRIPEPARPRAAQTV from the coding sequence ATGACGACAGAACGCGCCCCTGACCGCAGCAAGGACACCATCAGCGCGGCGGCCCACCGGTCAACATTTGACACCGAAAAAATCAACCGCGCCATAGAGCGGGTCGCAAGAGGAGACGACCGGTTCATAGACAGCGCGATTGGCCAGCTGGAAGGCCTGCCGTTCCCGGCGTTCAAGCACAAGATCTTGGAGCACGCCAGAAACAAAACGCAGGATCAAGACGTCATCGGGCTGTTTGAAGGCCTTGACGGCTATATCGCGTTCAGGGACACGTACCACCTGCGCAAGGCGATAGAGGAAAACGGCAAAAAGTACAAGCAGCAGAGCCAGATATCTGACGAGACAAGAAAACGCCCCAACTTTGCGAGGCGGGAGATACGCGGCGGGAGCATAAATGAAAAGAGAGGTTGCAAACAAGAGCGAGGAAAGAAAGGACTATCCAGAGATCCCTCCCACGACGCCATCAAATTACATATGCGATACGCGCGGCAAAGAATTCCAGAACCAGCACGACCTCGTGCAGCACAAACGGTTTGA
- a CDS encoding SRPBCC family protein, translated as MVDTKKTIKVQAVINAPVEKVWKLWTTPEHITKWNNASDDWHTPRAENDLRAGGKFLYRMEAKDGSFGFDFVGAYDEIKRNELIAYTLDDERKVKVTFTKNNDVETKVVETFEAESTNPLEMQRGGWQAILDNFKKYVEASN; from the coding sequence ATTGTGGACACGAAAAAAACAATCAAAGTTCAAGCAGTAATCAATGCTCCTGTAGAAAAAGTTTGGAAACTTTGGACTACTCCCGAGCACATTACTAAATGGAACAATGCTTCAGACGACTGGCACACACCACGGGCAGAAAATGATTTGCGGGCAGGTGGAAAATTCCTTTACCGAATGGAAGCAAAAGATGGCAGCTTTGGCTTTGACTTTGTCGGCGCATATGACGAAATAAAAAGGAATGAATTGATTGCTTACACTCTTGACGATGAAAGAAAAGTGAAGGTTACTTTCACAAAGAATAACGATGTTGAAACCAAAGTGGTGGAAACTTTTGAAGCCGAAAGCACTAATCCCCTTGAAATGCAGCGTGGCGGATGGCAAGCTATTTTGGACAACTTTAAAAAATACGTTGAAGCAAGTAATTGA
- a CDS encoding pyridoxamine 5'-phosphate oxidase family protein — protein sequence MKLVQAMPGMPSPVTEAEVERFLESKLNIQLATIDEEGYPNIQPIWFYYDRESGKIYAGTQKMTKKIQNIRRNPDKIYFSIDDENFPYKGVKGRGEASISEDRQKNAAVMEKINLKYLGTLEHPLAKMLMENARNGTELVIEITPKFFSAWDFSKTM from the coding sequence ATGAAACTTGTACAAGCTATGCCGGGCATGCCAAGTCCGGTCACCGAAGCAGAAGTCGAAAGATTCCTTGAAAGCAAGCTCAACATCCAGCTGGCCACCATTGACGAGGAAGGCTACCCGAATATCCAACCCATCTGGTTCTACTACGACAGGGAATCCGGCAAGATATACGCCGGCACACAAAAGATGACAAAAAAGATCCAGAACATACGGAGGAACCCTGACAAGATCTACTTTTCCATTGACGACGAGAACTTTCCGTACAAGGGGGTAAAAGGAAGGGGAGAAGCAAGCATATCCGAAGACAGGCAAAAGAACGCGGCAGTCATGGAAAAGATAAACCTAAAGTACCTTGGCACGCTTGAACACCCGCTGGCAAAGATGTTGATGGAAAACGCCAGAAATGGGACAGAGCTCGTGATCGAGATCACGCCGAAATTCTTCTCTGCGTGGGATTTCAGCAAGACAATGTAG
- a CDS encoding GNAT family N-acetyltransferase: MTAPLIKIATASNQAPAIDVLVLAFSADPAARWAWPDPQQYLTHFPGFVKAFGGRAFAHGSAFYVDGYAGAALWLPPDVHPDEEGLDTLLRRTVPAEIQKDVLSVFEQMGSYHPSEPHWYLPLIGVDPSQQGKGFGSVLMQHALVTCDRDHKLAYLESSNPKNIPLYERHGFELLGTIQAGKSPTIFPMLRKPRTPR, from the coding sequence ATGACAGCCCCACTAATCAAGATCGCTACAGCGTCCAACCAGGCTCCGGCAATTGATGTCCTGGTACTGGCGTTTAGCGCGGACCCTGCTGCGCGTTGGGCGTGGCCTGACCCGCAACAGTACCTCACGCATTTCCCTGGCTTTGTCAAGGCATTCGGAGGAAGAGCGTTTGCACATGGGAGCGCATTCTATGTTGACGGCTACGCCGGCGCAGCGCTGTGGCTTCCACCGGACGTCCACCCTGACGAAGAAGGTCTAGACACGCTGTTGCGACGCACCGTGCCTGCAGAGATTCAAAAGGACGTCCTTTCGGTATTTGAGCAGATGGGCAGCTATCATCCAAGCGAGCCGCACTGGTATTTGCCGCTCATAGGCGTCGACCCGTCTCAACAAGGCAAGGGATTCGGCTCTGTTCTAATGCAGCATGCACTTGTCACGTGCGATCGCGACCACAAGCTTGCCTATCTTGAATCTTCAAATCCAAAGAATATCCCCCTCTACGAACGGCACGGGTTTGAGCTACTTGGCACCATCCAGGCGGGCAAGTCGCCGACCATCTTTCCGATGCTCCGCAAACCAAGAACCCCAAGATGA